From a single Micromonospora pallida genomic region:
- a CDS encoding putative bifunctional diguanylate cyclase/phosphodiesterase: MNTLPAVAADVASTAMTMLAADGGCLWSNSAARRLGVCLDDLPLAEATPDGTPAELPWPQPDGTTRWLQVRCHPVDHDGQPLRLYELRDVTAERREREAGRNYRWRLAHIEQLAKVGTWEWELATDLVVWSDVLLQMFGYPAGTELDYQSYRQLLHPDDVGMIEAELERALREGGPFSYTHRMYLADRTTQRVFECYGEVFTDAARVPTRVLGTAHDITETRQVQDELTRLAERDPLTDLPNRRALLASLDKLLAQEDGPPGALLLIDIDNFKDINDVHGHGVGDDVLRVLARLLVRHLPTGTVLGRLGGDEFAVVLADTSASDALTVAETLCDAAARTPVPLAGAGLRVTLSVGAASLEAGDTRDAVLAHADLALYEAKNAGRNRARLYLPEHYRHAVQRVNVVTRVRSALDEHRMQLDAQPIVDLLTGEVVSHELLIRLRDGRQPPLAPGDFLPTVERDDLIGELDRWVVATATSALADPAAVAAGMRLDVNISARSMESPGFGDWVVRRLRGVGVDADRLGLEVTETAAITNVAAVRNLAGTLRDAGCRLSLDDFGAGFGSFAYLKHLPFSTVKIAGDFVRQADRGGADPVLIDAVVRAAHGLGMRTVAESVEHAGLVAALHRLGVDSGQGYHLGRPVPLDLLLDRVRDERHTTIDADAVVRHPDH; this comes from the coding sequence GTGAACACTCTGCCGGCGGTCGCGGCCGACGTCGCCTCCACCGCCATGACCATGCTCGCCGCCGACGGTGGCTGCCTCTGGTCCAATTCGGCCGCCCGGCGTCTGGGAGTGTGCCTGGACGACCTGCCGCTGGCCGAAGCCACCCCGGACGGCACCCCGGCCGAGCTGCCCTGGCCGCAGCCCGACGGCACCACCCGCTGGTTGCAGGTGCGCTGCCACCCCGTCGACCACGACGGGCAACCCCTACGCCTGTACGAGCTGCGCGACGTCACCGCCGAGCGCCGGGAGCGCGAGGCGGGGCGCAACTACCGGTGGCGCCTGGCCCACATCGAGCAGCTCGCCAAGGTGGGCACCTGGGAGTGGGAGCTCGCCACCGACTTGGTCGTCTGGTCCGACGTGCTGTTGCAGATGTTCGGCTACCCGGCCGGCACCGAACTGGACTACCAGTCGTACCGGCAACTGCTGCACCCCGACGACGTCGGCATGATCGAGGCGGAGCTGGAGCGGGCGCTGCGCGAGGGCGGGCCGTTCTCCTACACCCACCGCATGTACCTCGCGGACCGCACCACCCAGCGCGTGTTCGAGTGCTACGGCGAGGTCTTCACCGACGCCGCCCGGGTGCCGACCCGGGTCCTCGGCACCGCCCACGACATCACCGAGACCCGCCAGGTCCAGGACGAGCTGACCCGCCTGGCCGAACGGGACCCGCTGACCGACCTGCCCAACCGGCGTGCCCTGCTCGCCAGCCTGGACAAACTGCTTGCACAGGAGGACGGTCCGCCCGGCGCCCTGCTGCTGATCGACATCGACAACTTCAAGGACATCAACGACGTGCACGGGCACGGGGTCGGCGACGACGTGCTGCGGGTGCTCGCCCGACTGCTCGTGCGCCACCTGCCCACCGGCACGGTCCTGGGCCGCCTCGGCGGGGACGAGTTCGCCGTGGTGCTGGCCGACACCTCGGCCAGCGACGCGCTCACCGTCGCCGAGACCCTGTGCGACGCGGCCGCGCGCACGCCCGTACCGCTGGCCGGCGCGGGCCTGCGGGTCACCCTCAGCGTCGGGGCCGCCTCGCTGGAGGCCGGCGACACCCGGGACGCGGTGCTCGCCCACGCCGACCTCGCCCTGTACGAGGCGAAGAACGCCGGCCGCAACCGGGCCCGGCTGTACCTGCCCGAGCACTACCGGCACGCGGTGCAGCGGGTCAACGTGGTGACCCGGGTCCGCAGCGCCCTCGACGAGCACCGGATGCAGCTCGACGCCCAGCCGATCGTCGACCTGCTCACCGGCGAGGTGGTCAGCCACGAACTGCTCATCCGCCTGCGCGACGGACGGCAACCGCCGCTGGCCCCCGGCGACTTCCTGCCCACCGTGGAACGGGACGACCTCATCGGCGAACTCGACCGGTGGGTGGTGGCCACCGCCACCTCGGCGCTGGCCGACCCGGCCGCCGTGGCGGCCGGCATGCGCCTCGACGTGAACATCTCCGCCCGGTCGATGGAGTCACCGGGCTTCGGTGACTGGGTGGTACGGCGGCTGCGCGGGGTCGGTGTCGACGCCGACCGGCTCGGCCTGGAGGTGACCGAGACCGCGGCGATCACGAACGTGGCGGCGGTCCGCAACCTCGCCGGCACCCTGCGCGACGCCGGTTGCCGGTTGAGCCTGGACGACTTCGGCGCCGGGTTCGGCTCCTTCGCCTACCTCAAGCACCTGCCGTTCAGCACCGTCAAGATCGCCGGTGACTTCGTCCGTCAGGCCGACCGGGGCGGCGCCGATCCGGTGCTCATCGACGCCGTGGTCCGCGCCGCACACGGGCTGGGCATGCGGACGGTCGCCGAGTCGGTCGAGCACGCCGGCCTGGTGGCCGCGCTGCACCGCCTCGGCGTCGACTCCGGACAGGGCTACCATCTGGGCCGGCCGGTCCCGCTGGACCTGCTGCTCGACCGGGTCCGTGACGAACGGCATACCACCATCGACGCCGACGCCGTGGTACGACATCCCGACCACTGA
- a CDS encoding S1 family peptidase, translated as MRLSGSPLRHVTATAVAGVLVIGTLTGTPAQAAPETAASPDQATALAAALGDRSAGTYAQADGTMVVTVTDDATARKVRAAGATPKLVTRSAADLARATTELDRSARIPGTAWWTDPATNQVVVSVDRTVTGAKLKRVEAVAERLGGTVRVERESGVLSTRAAGGEAIYAEGGGRCSLGFNVRSGDTHYFLTAGHCTDIAANWYADSGQSALLGSGGTGSFPGDDYGIVQHSTPAAADGSVYLYDGTTRDITGAADAYVGQSVERSGSTTGLHNGTVQALDATVNYAEGTVTGLIRTTVCAEPGDSGGALVSGSTALGLTSGGSGNCSFGGTTYFQPVTEALSVYGVEII; from the coding sequence ATGCGACTCTCCGGGTCCCCGCTGCGCCACGTCACCGCGACCGCGGTGGCCGGGGTGCTGGTCATCGGCACGCTGACCGGCACACCCGCACAGGCCGCACCCGAGACAGCCGCCTCCCCCGACCAGGCCACCGCGCTCGCCGCCGCACTCGGCGACCGCTCCGCCGGGACGTACGCCCAGGCCGACGGCACCATGGTCGTCACCGTGACCGACGACGCCACCGCCCGGAAGGTCCGCGCGGCCGGCGCCACCCCGAAGCTGGTCACCCGAAGCGCCGCCGACCTGGCCCGGGCCACCACCGAGCTGGACCGTTCGGCGCGGATCCCCGGCACCGCGTGGTGGACCGACCCGGCGACCAACCAGGTGGTCGTCTCCGTCGACCGCACGGTGACCGGCGCGAAGCTCAAGCGCGTCGAGGCGGTCGCCGAACGGCTCGGTGGCACGGTCCGCGTCGAGCGCGAGTCCGGGGTGCTGAGCACCCGGGCCGCCGGCGGCGAGGCCATCTACGCCGAAGGCGGCGGACGCTGCTCGCTCGGCTTCAACGTCCGCAGCGGTGACACCCACTACTTCCTCACCGCCGGACACTGCACCGACATCGCCGCCAACTGGTACGCCGACTCCGGGCAGAGCGCCCTGCTCGGTTCCGGCGGCACCGGCAGCTTCCCCGGCGACGACTACGGCATCGTCCAGCACAGCACCCCGGCCGCCGCCGATGGCAGCGTCTACCTGTACGACGGCACCACCCGCGACATCACCGGCGCCGCCGACGCCTACGTGGGACAGTCGGTGGAGCGTTCCGGCAGCACCACCGGGCTGCACAACGGGACGGTCCAGGCGCTCGACGCCACGGTGAACTACGCCGAGGGCACGGTCACCGGCCTGATCCGTACCACCGTCTGCGCCGAGCCGGGGGACAGCGGCGGCGCGCTGGTCAGCGGCTCCACCGCGCTCGGCCTGACCTCGGGCGGCAGCGGCAACTGCTCCTTCGGCGGAACCACCTACTTCCAGCCGGTCACCGAGGCACTCAGCGTCTACGGCGTCGAGATCATCTGA
- a CDS encoding NAD-dependent epimerase/dehydratase family protein produces MRLDGVRVAVTGASGFCGSAVARAAEATGARVWCVGRRPGPVGRHVPWDAAREVPDLTGADMVVHLAAAVGDPAPGRAAERAYRAVNVDGTARLLDAVGDRPLVWVSSASVYRPGATGPVGEDHPVDGQLSAYGRTKAAGERLALAAGAVVLRPRAVYGPGDPHLLPRILAARRGPWLPVPGPDVSLSLTAVENLADACLAASAWPAGAYNIADERPYSRDAVLRAVLAATGSRARLAHLPVGVAVVAATGAAALARLTRRPPALTRYAVDQLARGVVLDTGRARARGFRPRRTFDDYLHPGRLGG; encoded by the coding sequence ATGAGGCTCGACGGGGTACGGGTGGCGGTCACCGGGGCGAGCGGGTTCTGCGGCTCCGCCGTGGCGCGGGCCGCCGAGGCCACCGGGGCGCGGGTGTGGTGCGTCGGCCGGCGGCCGGGACCGGTCGGCCGGCACGTGCCGTGGGACGCCGCCCGCGAGGTTCCCGACCTCACCGGCGCCGACATGGTGGTCCACCTCGCCGCTGCGGTCGGTGACCCGGCGCCGGGTCGGGCGGCCGAGCGCGCCTACCGGGCGGTCAACGTGGACGGCACCGCCCGGCTGCTCGACGCCGTCGGTGACCGCCCGCTCGTCTGGGTGAGCAGCGCCAGCGTCTACCGACCCGGGGCGACGGGCCCGGTGGGCGAGGACCATCCGGTCGACGGGCAGCTCTCCGCGTACGGGCGCACCAAGGCCGCCGGGGAACGGCTCGCCCTGGCCGCCGGGGCGGTGGTGCTGCGTCCCCGGGCGGTCTACGGGCCGGGTGACCCGCACCTGCTGCCCCGGATCCTCGCCGCCCGCCGGGGACCGTGGCTGCCCGTACCCGGCCCGGACGTGTCGCTCAGCCTCACCGCCGTGGAGAACCTCGCGGACGCCTGCCTGGCCGCGTCCGCCTGGCCGGCCGGGGCGTACAACATCGCCGACGAGCGGCCGTACTCGCGGGATGCTGTGTTGCGGGCGGTGCTCGCGGCGACGGGCAGCCGGGCGCGGTTGGCGCACCTGCCGGTGGGGGTGGCCGTCGTCGCCGCGACCGGGGCGGCCGCCCTGGCCCGGCTGACCCGCCGCCCGCCGGCCCTGACCCGGTACGCCGTGGACCAGCTCGCCCGGGGCGTGGTGCTCGACACCGGACGGGCCCGCGCCCGTGGATTCCGGCCCCGCCGAACCTTCGACGACTACCTGCACCCGGGTCGCCTCGGCGGGTGA